In Macaca thibetana thibetana isolate TM-01 chromosome 12, ASM2454274v1, whole genome shotgun sequence, the genomic window ATGTGATCTTGAAGCTCAGTATCTATAgtaaattattgttttcttctagaaaactTCAAATATTCTAGATAAGCACTAGAAAGTAACTGTTAAAATGTAATAAGAGCACAAGCAAAATCGATATAGGTAAACTGACATTGAGTTGTAtagtaagaatattaaaaatagagagagaagaaacttttaaggaagagaaattttaaaggagacttggagaagaaaacaagaacGAAAGAgtttgaagaaaacagaaaaagaaatgaagcaaaataatttgacatgaagaaaataagagtACTAGTTTTCACAGCGTTAAAAACCACCAAGTccaatttgttgaataaatagtgGCACATCACTGGTAGACTTATAATGTCTGCATAATTGGGAAATTTTTCCCTGTATGAGCCACCAGCCATTCacatgttgaaaaatatttaagagaggCAGTAGATAGGGACAAAGAGAACAAAAGGATTTTCTTCTTGAAAGACCAAGTTTTCTCCATGTACAACTATCACACTGAACAAGTACATATTCTGAACATAATACATGCGCACACAAACACCCCTCCCTTTCCCTTAGGGGCCCAGACGTCTGGAACAAATCTTACTGTTGTGTTCCCTTGACGGGTGGCCATGGGTGGCATGCTGTACAGGGTTATGGGGTGGTCTCCCAGAAAGGGAGTCTATCAACAGAAAACAGGAACCCCAAACCATCTAAACTCCCCAGAATTAGCATTCAGGGTTCTAGTGATAGTGGAAACTTAAGTGTCAGGTCATTAGGTCTTCTGTTAACtgcaaatattaaaaactatGGAAAGTGACCAAGGTCATACATCTCTTTTAGGGTCATTCTTGAAAACTGTTTAAAAACTTGATTGCTGTCCAACCTTTGTATAACAACCTATAATTCAAAATCCATCTTCCTCTGTATTTTTGACAGACACCCATAATTATACTTAATTATACTTTTGAAGGAagatttacatttatatatgggAGCTATGTTCGGGTTTGGGACTGAAAAATATCCATGCTTTTTGATTTCAGGTGTCAGTAACCAatgtttttctctattctgtATGATAGTGAAACCCCAGTGGTCTAGGTTCCTCTGGGGATATGGCTGGAAGGCAACCTTTCGATTCTTTTCTGAGTTTGAATCTTTTGACGCTATAATCTTTCTAAATTGCCCTATATATTTCTATACCTTCTTACATGGAGTATAGCTAAGtcaactttctcttttctttcattttttttgagacagggtttcactccattgcccaggatggagtacagtggtgtgatcataactcactgcagcctcgacctcccaggctcagatgtttctcccacctctgcctcctaagtagctgggactacatgcacatgccaccatgcctggctaattgtatattttttttgtagagatggactttcaccatgttgcccaggctgggcttgaactcctgggctcaagtgatccacctacctcggcctcccaaagtgctgggattataggcatgagccaatgtgcccggccTTAACCATTTCTTGGTAAGTTAAGAGCCTTCACAGTAATGTCAATTACTGTGCTTGGCTATAAAGTCATTACACTGGAGAGCAGATAACTGATGCTCAGAACGAAGGCTCTGAAATCATCGAGAAATGGCTTGGCTCCTCAgaagtctttctttttccttcttttttgctCATGGATTTTCAGCTGCCCATTCCCTACTGGAGGGCTGGGTCCTAGCCGCTTGTTCAATGGTACAGTGCCTTCCATGTACAAAGTGATCAAACCtgttaattaattaaacaaatgagTGGTGAATCACTGAGACAGCTGGATGGCTGAGCTGAGGGATGTGACGTGTGCCCAACGTCCTGCAGGGTGCTGGTGAATAACATGGGAAAGAACTTAAAATGGCTTGATGATCTCACCATTTAGTGACCTTGGTTGTTGAACTGCTTTCCAAGAGCCCTTTAAAGGTAGGAATGAGAGCTGTTTCCAGTATGCATTCCAATATGAATGCAGCTTTGCTAAAGTTAGAGACATAAACTAAAACCCTGTGAAGTCCTATAGAGCCCTTGGACTTGATTTCCTAGCAAGCATTTATCATCCCTACCATCCTCCACTTCAGGACACTTGAGCAGAAATAGTCAaggttttttccattttcatcataCTCTTCAAAACATTCTAAGTATTGGTGCATTCAAGCACAGCAACAGATGAAGACCGTTTTCAACTGAGGCTGCACATTAGAACCACAGATCACAGGAGATGGTGCGGGACGATCGTCTCAATTCTCCCAGTAATGCTCATGCTAGCCCCAGGCTCGATGCCAGGAGGGAAGTGCATTCCTTACTGAGGACGGGCATCAGGTGTGGGTCTTCCACAGGACCCCAATGGGAATCAGCAACCCGCAAGCAGGTATTACTGGAAAGGTGGTATTACATACAACAGTAGTCAGACTCAGACTTCAAGCAGCCCAAAGAGTGGAACCACAGTCTTGtacaattataaaatgtttttatttcagttacatAATAACACTTACGTTTTCCTCAAATTTTATTGAGGTTTTGGTCTTTTTGCATTAAATTCTATCTTGTAACAGTAATATGAATCCACATAATTTCATAAAATGTCAACATTCATAAGGTACATTCCtttgtgattttatattttacaattttaaatctaactttacaattattttttaaatgtttctttatataGAAAACAGATATTTTCTTCAGGCAGATCAAAACACAAATTTTCCAATAAGAATACACTGGGacataacaaatgaaaatatttataccaAAATACCAAAAGTGATTCAgctctttaaaatattctactaTAGTCTAATTAGTAGTTTGTACAAGAACAAGTAACCTTTTTTACTGCGCTTTTGAATGATGATTAGAAATTCAAACAAAGAGAAGTAATTTTAAggttcaaaatcttttttttttttttttttttaagagacagggtctcactctgtctcccaggctagagtaccgtggtgcaatcatagctcactgcagccttgaactcctggcctcaagtgatcctcccatcttggcttcccaatgtgctagggttacaggcgtgaaaacattgttttgtggtttttttttttttgacagagtttcgctcttgttgtccaggctggagtacaacggcttgatctcggctcactgcaatttctgcctcacgggttcaagcgattctccggcctcagcctccagaatggcggggattacaggcacccaccaccacgcctggctaattttttgtatttttagtacagacagggtttcaccatgttggccaggctggcctcaaactcctgacctcaggtgatccacctgcctcggcctcccaacgtgctgagattacaggcgtgagccaccgtgcccagccaaaaacatttaaaaaatgactgtcCCTGCTCAAATACTGCAGTAGGAAATGTAATTTGACATATATCACTaccagaaaaaaactttaaatctttctataaaatgaaattgaTACATCATCAGCATGAAGTGAAGTTAAAATCTCCTACAGAGTAAATTCAGGTATATCAACAATGAGATCCAAAAGCATTGGTTCAAGATCAAAGACTTCTATGAGGTGAAGGCAAACAAAGCCCCTCGTGCTTTCAGACGTTTACTTGTTATCCTTAAAATGACTATTGTTCTAAGGTGCAAATCTTATCATTCAGTGACCTATTTGCTATTTGGCTGTTTATCCCCTTTAAATAAAATACCATACAGGTtataatgtacatttaaaaatcaaatatgaaaatacacataTGTGAACAAGACATTAATTTAAATATCAATTATATTCATAATACATAAGTCTAAGAATGCTATTTGGTCATTTCAACTAGATGCTGATATATTTGGTCAAGAATATCCACATTCCTATCAGCCTAAGGCAAATGGTAaatgcttctatttttattaagtGGACTATAAACAGTAGACATTATTGTTTGATACTACTGGAATGCTCTCAATTAGAACATACACTGATAACAAATATGTCTTTCTAATCTGGGTGATAACCTCAATGATTACATGGAAATCTACAAGTAACAGTCTATAACTTAAAGCAGTAGATCACCTGGTGATTGGCATACAGTGCACCTCTATGAATTTATAACATTCTACTTACATTGGCAGTGGAGAAAAGAGCCCCTCACACTCAGACTTCCTGGGCACCACACCTGCCGCCTGCCTCAGCTTAGGACATGGTACAGTCTTCTTTGCTTTTGCCCTTCTCATTCCCTCCTCTGGTATCTTCTCTGCTTTCTGGATTGAAGTCCCCCGGCTCTCCTCCCGGTGCTGACAAGTCATCATTTTCTAGGCTACTGCTGTCTAAAGCTTTCCTGACAGTCTGACTTGGATGTTCTGACATCCCACacctctctgtactttctgcttcACAGGCATCGCTAATGTCCTGTGAGGGACTTTCATTTTCGGGCAGGGCGCAGCTATCTGCGTCTTCGCTCTCTGCTTCTAGGGGACTGCTTTGAGTGGCACCATCTGTTTTAGCATTATCTTTTGCAACACCGTCATCTAATTCTTCACCACCAGCCCTCGGGCCTAATGATTGAACTGTGTCATCCTCAAAATCTAATGTGTCTCCATCAGCTAGTACCACCTCAGCTGCTGTTTTTACATCATCGCCTTCTTGGTCAAGTTTTCCAGCCAACTTAATTTTAGGATTCTCCGGACAATCAGCATTTTCACTGCTTTCTGCCGCAATTTTCTGTTTTGGATTTTCAGGCGCCTCGTTTTGGGCTTCCACTGCGGACTTTCTGTCAGTAGACTTTACCTGCTCTTCTTCCTTAATTTCACTTAAATCTGTGTTCTGATAAGTTAACTCTTTTTTAACATCTTTAAGGGTTTCTACAGGTACTGGggattttttcttcttgtttttctttttcttgttctttgtctTCTTCTGCGAGGAGTCCAATGCCTCTCCCTGTTggtcattcttttcttcctcaggcTCTTTCATATCTAAGGATTCACTTTGAGTGTCTACTGTACTCGGACCTGTCGCTTCCTGACCATTGCTCTCAGTTCCTGCTGGAGAACCAGGAACTTCTGTCTTGATTGGTTTCTCATCCCTTAATACTGTTTCTTCACCCTCTTCTTCGTTGTGATCCCTACCTACTTCTGTACTCTGCACTGGAACCTCCTTGGGCTCAGCTGCTTCCTGGTTGGTGAATTCTTTCTCTAAACTATGCCCTGTGCTTGTCTCTAACTCTTGGGGGACCTCTACTGTACATTTGTCATCATGATAAACTGTGTCATCACTATGCCCTAAAGGACATgaggccactgtgcctgcctgctCTCCAACCTGAGTCGCCGCTGCCTCTCCCACATTCCCTGTGTGGTTCCCGCCATCTAAGTCATTCCAACAGCTGGATGGCTCAAGGGGAGTTCTGGTCCTGTCATCTGGTGCACCCATGACCTCATCTGACTCAGCCTGTGCTGTGTTTTCAGGGAGAGAAGTGCTCTCTAGAATTTGGTTTTGAACCTGTTCCTCATATGTAGCACCTGCTAAGGTTCCTAGGAATGGGGCAGTGTCTTCAGAGGATTTCTGGTCCTCGGTATTCTCTCCAGCAGGGAATACCTCTATGTCCACACAATCTTTCACTGTGTCCTCTGTGTGTTGTTCTTTCTCAGTATTGTGCAAgatttctcttttccccacattcgCCACGATTTCATTTTTCACCTCCACTTCACTGGCTCTTCCTAAAAGACCATTGAGAAAATTGAAGGGACCCCATGATGTGGTGGCCACATAATTTACATTAGAATGTAAATACATGTTCTAAATCCCACCCACCCCTATTCCTAAAGAGAGTCATCAAAGAGTCATGAGAAACAAGCCTTTGCCAGTTCTGTGCGGCAAAGCAGCAGTTGCATTAGTAAATTTTGGGTCAGTGAGGGCCACTGCCACCACATCAAAGGCCAGAGTGGCTGCTGGTGCCATCTTGTGTGGACAGATTTTTAAAGGTGAAGTTAAGTTTTGACAAATAGAAAGAACTCTGGATCAGGCAGCCAAACAATCCACAATGATGGGTTTAGGAACGCACTGAAGGTGCAATTCCCCACTCTCACTTCTCAACACACAACTTGACAACTTGTATTTTTGCAGCTGTCAAACTGCACTGCATGTCACACAGCCCTAAAAGCAACTTGcaagtaattttttcaaagaatattcaGTGCACTTTTAGAAATGCAGCCTCAAGGTCAATCTCAAGGAAGATGCTTTTGAAATAGCTCATATGAAAAGAAATCTA contains:
- the LRRFIP1 gene encoding leucine-rich repeat flightless-interacting protein 1 isoform X9, coding for MDMGTQGSGRKRLPNRERLTAEDDALNQIAREAEARLAAKRAARAEAREIRMKELERQQKEIYQVQKKYYGLDTKWGDIEQWMEDSERYSRRSRRNTSASDEDERMSVGSRGSLRTNGYDGELYGSQSLNRRSGRPSEYSGHLNSSSRASSRASSARASPVVEDRPEKDFTEKGSRNMPGLSAATLASLGGTSSRRGSGDTSISIDTEASIREIKDSLAEVEEKYKKAMVSNAQLDNEKTNFMYQVDTLKDMLLELEEQLAESRRQYEEKNKEFEREKHAHSILQFQFAEVKEALKQREEMLEEIRQLQQKQASAIREISDLQETIEWKDKKIGALERQKEFFDSVRSERDDLREEVVMLKEELKKHGIILNSEIATNGETSDTLNNVGYQGPTKMTKEELNALKSTGDGTLGRASEVEVKNEIVANVGKREILHNTEKEQHTEDTVKDCVDIEVFPAGENTEDQKSSEDTAPFLGTLAGATYEEQVQNQILESTSLPENTAQAESDEVMGAPDDRTRTPLEPSSCWNDLDGGNHTGNVGEAAATQVGEQAGTVASCPLGHSDDTVYHDDKCTVEVPQELETSTGHSLEKEFTNQEAAEPKEVPVQSTEVGRDHNEEEGEETVLRDEKPIKTEVPGSPAGTESNGQEATGPSTVDTQSESLDMKEPEEEKNDQQGEALDSSQKKTKNKKKKNKKKKSPVPVETLKDVKKELTYQNTDLSEIKEEEQVKSTDRKSAVEAQNEAPENPKQKIAAESSENADCPENPKIKLAGKLDQEGDDVKTAAEVVLADGDTLDFEDDTVQSLGPRAGGEELDDGVAKDNAKTDGATQSSPLEAESEDADSCALPENESPSQDISDACEAESTERCGMSEHPSQTVRKALDSSSLENDDLSAPGGEPGDFNPESREDTRGGNEKGKSKEDCTMS
- the LRRFIP1 gene encoding leucine-rich repeat flightless-interacting protein 1 isoform X16, producing MDMGTQGSGRKRLPNRERLTAEDDALNQIAREAEARLAAKRAARAEAREIRMKELERQQKEVEDRPEKDFTEKGSRNMPGLSAATLASLGGTSSRRGSGDTSISIDTEASIREIKDSLAEVEEKYKKAMVSNAQLDNEKTNFMYQVDTLKDMLLELEEQLAESRRQYEEKNKEFEREKHAHSILQFQFAEVKEALKQREEMLEKHGIILNSEIATNGETSDTLNNVGYQGPTKMTKEELNALKSTGDGTLGRASEVEVKNEIVANVGKREILHNTEKEQHTEDTVKDCVDIEVFPAGENTEDQKSSEDTAPFLGTLAGATYEEQVQNQILESTSLPENTAQAESDEVMGAPDDRTRTPLEPSSCWNDLDGGNHTGNVGEAAATQVGEQAGTVASCPLGHSDDTVYHDDKCTVEVPQELETSTGHSLEKEFTNQEAAEPKEVPVQSTEVGRDHNEEEGEETVLRDEKPIKTEVPGSPAGTESNGQEATGPSTVDTQSESLDMKEPEEEKNDQQGEALDSSQKKTKNKKKKNKKKKSPVPVETLKDVKKELTYQNTDLSEIKEEEQVKSTDRKSAVEAQNEAPENPKQKIAAESSENADCPENPKIKLAGKLDQEGDDVKTAAEVVLADGDTLDFEDDTVQSLGPRAGGEELDDGVAKDNAKTDGATQSSPLEAESEDADSCALPENESPSQDISDACEAESTERCGMSEHPSQTVRKALDSSSLENDDLSAPGGEPGDFNPESREDTRGGNEKGKSKEDCTMS
- the LRRFIP1 gene encoding leucine-rich repeat flightless-interacting protein 1 isoform X14, which encodes MDMGTQGSGRKRLPNRERLTAEDDALNQIAREAEARLAAKRAARAEAREIRMKELERQQKEVEDRPEKDFTEKGSRNMPGLSAATLASLGGTSSRRGSGDTSISIDTEASIREIKDSLAEVEEKYKKAMVSNAQLDNEKTNFMYQVDTLKDMLLELEEQLAESRRQYEEKNKEFEREKHAHSILQFQFAEVKEALKQREEMLEEIRQLQQKQASAIREISDLQETIEWKDKKIGALERQKEFFDSVRSERDDLREEVVMLKEELKKHGIILNSEIATNGETSDTLNNVGYQGPTKMTKEELNALKSTGDGTLGRASEVEVKNEIVANVGKREILHNTEKEQHTEDTVKDCVDIEVFPAGENTEDQKSSEDTAPFLGTLAGATYEEQVQNQILESTSLPENTAQAESDEVMGAPDDRTRTPLEPSSCWNDLDGGNHTGNVGEAAATQVGEQAGTVASCPLGHSDDTVYHDDKCTVEVPQELETSTGHSLEKEFTNQEAAEPKEVPVQSTEVGRDHNEEEGEETVLRDEKPIKTEVPGSPAGTESNGQEATGPSTVDTQSESLDMKEPEEEKNDQQGEALDSSQKKTKNKKKKNKKKKSPVPVETLKDVKKELTYQNTDLSEIKEEEQVKSTDRKSAVEAQNEAPENPKQKIAAESSENADCPENPKIKLAGKLDQEGDDVKTAAEVVLADGDTLDFEDDTVQSLGPRAGGEELDDGVAKDNAKTDGATQSSPLEAESEDADSCALPENESPSQDISDACEAESTERCGMSEHPSQTVRKALDSSSLENDDLSAPGGEPGDFNPESREDTRGGNEKGKSKEDCTMS
- the LRRFIP1 gene encoding leucine-rich repeat flightless-interacting protein 1 isoform X15 produces the protein MDMGTQGSGRKRLPNRERLTAEDDALNQIAREAEARLAAKRAARAEAREIRMKELERQQKEIYQVQKKYYGLDTKWGDIEQWMEDSERYSRRSRRNTSASDEDERMSVGSRGSLRVEDRPEKDFTEKGSRNMPGLSAATLASLGGTSSRRGSGDTSISIDTEASIREIKDSLAEVEEKYKKAMVSNAQLDNEKTNFMYQVDTLKDMLLELEEQLAESRRQYEEKNKEFEREKHAHSILQFQFAEVKEALKQREEMLEKHGIILNSEIATNGETSDTLNNVGYQGPTKMTKEELNALKSTGDGTLGRASEVEVKNEIVANVGKREILHNTEKEQHTEDTVKDCVDIEVFPAGENTEDQKSSEDTAPFLGTLAGATYEEQVQNQILESTSLPENTAQAESDEVMGAPDDRTRTPLEPSSCWNDLDGGNHTGNVGEAAATQVGEQAGTVASCPLGHSDDTVYHDDKCTVEVPQELETSTGHSLEKEFTNQEAAEPKEVPVQSTEVGRDHNEEEGEETVLRDEKPIKTEVPGSPAGTESNGQEATGPSTVDTQSESLDMKEPEEEKNDQQGEALDSSQKKTKNKKKKNKKKKSPVPVETLKDVKKELTYQNTDLSEIKEEEQVKSTDRKSAVEAQNEAPENPKQKIAAESSENADCPENPKIKLAGKLDQEGDDVKTAAEVVLADGDTLDFEDDTVQSLGPRAGGEELDDGVAKDNAKTDGATQSSPLEAESEDADSCALPENESPSQDISDACEAESTERCGMSEHPSQTVRKALDSSSLENDDLSAPGGEPGDFNPESREDTRGGNEKGKSKEDCTMS
- the LRRFIP1 gene encoding leucine-rich repeat flightless-interacting protein 1 isoform X12, yielding MDMGTQGSGRKRLPNRERLTAEDDALNQIAREAEARLAAKRAARAEAREIRMKELERQQKEVEDRPEKDFTEKGSRNMPGLSAATLASLGGTSSRRGSGDTSISIDTEASIREIKELNELKDQIQDVEGKYMQGLKEMKDSLAEVEEKYKKAMVSNAQLDNEKTNFMYQVDTLKDMLLELEEQLAESRRQYEEKNKEFEREKHAHSILQFQFAEVKEALKQREEMLEEIRQLQQKQASAIREISDLQETIEWKDKKIGALERQKEFFDSVRSERDDLREEVVMLKEELKKHGIILNSEIATNGETSDTLNNVGYQGPTKMTKEELNALKSTGDGTLGRASEVEVKNEIVANVGKREILHNTEKEQHTEDTVKDCVDIEVFPAGENTEDQKSSEDTAPFLGTLAGATYEEQVQNQILESTSLPENTAQAESDEVMGAPDDRTRTPLEPSSCWNDLDGGNHTGNVGEAAATQVGEQAGTVASCPLGHSDDTVYHDDKCTVEVPQELETSTGHSLEKEFTNQEAAEPKEVPVQSTEVGRDHNEEEGEETVLRDEKPIKTEVPGSPAGTESNGQEATGPSTVDTQSESLDMKEPEEEKNDQQGEALDSSQKKTKNKKKKNKKKKSPVPVETLKDVKKELTYQNTDLSEIKEEEQVKSTDRKSAVEAQNEAPENPKQKIAAESSENADCPENPKIKLAGKLDQEGDDVKTAAEVVLADGDTLDFEDDTVQSLGPRAGGEELDDGVAKDNAKTDGATQSSPLEAESEDADSCALPENESPSQDISDACEAESTERCGMSEHPSQTVRKALDSSSLENDDLSAPGGEPGDFNPESREDTRGGNEKGKSKEDCTMS
- the LRRFIP1 gene encoding leucine-rich repeat flightless-interacting protein 1 isoform X11, with the protein product MDMGTQGSGRKRLPNRERLTAEDDALNQIAREAEARLAAKRAARAEAREIRMKELERQQKEIYQVQKKYYGLDTKWGDIEQWMEDSERYSRRSRRNTSASDEDERMSVGSRGSLRVEDRPEKDFTEKGSRNMPGLSAATLASLGGTSSRRGSGDTSISIDTEASIREIKDSLAEVEEKYKKAMVSNAQLDNEKTNFMYQVDTLKDMLLELEEQLAESRRQYEEKNKEFEREKHAHSILQFQFAEVKEALKQREEMLEEIRQLQQKQASAIREISDLQETIEWKDKKIGALERQKEFFDSVRSERDDLREEVVMLKEELKKHGIILNSEIATNGETSDTLNNVGYQGPTKMTKEELNALKSTGDGTLGRASEVEVKNEIVANVGKREILHNTEKEQHTEDTVKDCVDIEVFPAGENTEDQKSSEDTAPFLGTLAGATYEEQVQNQILESTSLPENTAQAESDEVMGAPDDRTRTPLEPSSCWNDLDGGNHTGNVGEAAATQVGEQAGTVASCPLGHSDDTVYHDDKCTVEVPQELETSTGHSLEKEFTNQEAAEPKEVPVQSTEVGRDHNEEEGEETVLRDEKPIKTEVPGSPAGTESNGQEATGPSTVDTQSESLDMKEPEEEKNDQQGEALDSSQKKTKNKKKKNKKKKSPVPVETLKDVKKELTYQNTDLSEIKEEEQVKSTDRKSAVEAQNEAPENPKQKIAAESSENADCPENPKIKLAGKLDQEGDDVKTAAEVVLADGDTLDFEDDTVQSLGPRAGGEELDDGVAKDNAKTDGATQSSPLEAESEDADSCALPENESPSQDISDACEAESTERCGMSEHPSQTVRKALDSSSLENDDLSAPGGEPGDFNPESREDTRGGNEKGKSKEDCTMS
- the LRRFIP1 gene encoding leucine-rich repeat flightless-interacting protein 1 isoform X13, yielding MDMGTQGSGRKRLPNRERLTAEDDALNQIAREAEARLAAKRAARAEAREIRMKELERQQKEIYQVQKKYYGLDTKWGDIEQWMEDSERYSRRSRRNTSASDEDERMSVGSRGSLRVEDRPEKDFTEKGSRNMPGLSAATLASLGGTSSRRGSGDTSISIDTEASIREIKELNELKDQIQDVEGKYMQGLKEMKDSLAEVEEKYKKAMVSNAQLDNEKTNFMYQVDTLKDMLLELEEQLAESRRQYEEKNKEFEREKHAHSILQFQFAEVKEALKQREEMLEKHGIILNSEIATNGETSDTLNNVGYQGPTKMTKEELNALKSTGDGTLGRASEVEVKNEIVANVGKREILHNTEKEQHTEDTVKDCVDIEVFPAGENTEDQKSSEDTAPFLGTLAGATYEEQVQNQILESTSLPENTAQAESDEVMGAPDDRTRTPLEPSSCWNDLDGGNHTGNVGEAAATQVGEQAGTVASCPLGHSDDTVYHDDKCTVEVPQELETSTGHSLEKEFTNQEAAEPKEVPVQSTEVGRDHNEEEGEETVLRDEKPIKTEVPGSPAGTESNGQEATGPSTVDTQSESLDMKEPEEEKNDQQGEALDSSQKKTKNKKKKNKKKKSPVPVETLKDVKKELTYQNTDLSEIKEEEQVKSTDRKSAVEAQNEAPENPKQKIAAESSENADCPENPKIKLAGKLDQEGDDVKTAAEVVLADGDTLDFEDDTVQSLGPRAGGEELDDGVAKDNAKTDGATQSSPLEAESEDADSCALPENESPSQDISDACEAESTERCGMSEHPSQTVRKALDSSSLENDDLSAPGGEPGDFNPESREDTRGGNEKGKSKEDCTMS
- the LRRFIP1 gene encoding leucine-rich repeat flightless-interacting protein 1 isoform X10, with the protein product MDMGTQGSGRKRLPNRERLTAEDDALNQIAREAEARLAAKRAARAEAREIRMKELERQQKEIYQVQKKYYGLDTKWGDIEQWMEDSERYSRRSRRNTSASDEDERMSVGSRGSLRVEDRPEKDFTEKGSRNMPGLSAATLASLGGTSSRRGSGDTSISIDTEASIREIKELNELKDQIQDVEGKYMQGLKEMKDSLAEVEEKYKKAMVSNAQLDNEKTNFMYQVDTLKDMLLELEEQLAESRRQYEEKNKEFEREKHAHSILQFQFAEVKEALKQREEMLEEIRQLQQKQASAIREISDLQETIEWKDKKIGALERQKEFFDSVRSERDDLREEVVMLKEELKKHGIILNSEIATNGETSDTLNNVGYQGPTKMTKEELNALKSTGDGTLGRASEVEVKNEIVANVGKREILHNTEKEQHTEDTVKDCVDIEVFPAGENTEDQKSSEDTAPFLGTLAGATYEEQVQNQILESTSLPENTAQAESDEVMGAPDDRTRTPLEPSSCWNDLDGGNHTGNVGEAAATQVGEQAGTVASCPLGHSDDTVYHDDKCTVEVPQELETSTGHSLEKEFTNQEAAEPKEVPVQSTEVGRDHNEEEGEETVLRDEKPIKTEVPGSPAGTESNGQEATGPSTVDTQSESLDMKEPEEEKNDQQGEALDSSQKKTKNKKKKNKKKKSPVPVETLKDVKKELTYQNTDLSEIKEEEQVKSTDRKSAVEAQNEAPENPKQKIAAESSENADCPENPKIKLAGKLDQEGDDVKTAAEVVLADGDTLDFEDDTVQSLGPRAGGEELDDGVAKDNAKTDGATQSSPLEAESEDADSCALPENESPSQDISDACEAESTERCGMSEHPSQTVRKALDSSSLENDDLSAPGGEPGDFNPESREDTRGGNEKGKSKEDCTMS
- the LRRFIP1 gene encoding leucine-rich repeat flightless-interacting protein 1 isoform X5; translation: MDMGTQGSGRKRLPNRERLTAEDDALNQIAREAEARLAAKRAARAEAREIRMKELERQQKEIYQVQKKYYGLDTKWGDIEQWMEDSERYSRRSRRNTSASDEDERMSVGSRGSLRSQPDLEYGGPYAWTNGYDGELYGSQSLNRRSGRPSCLYSAARPSGSYRASVLDEGSFSGARRGSTSGSRAPSEYSGHLNSSSRASSRASSARASPVVEDRPEKDFTEKGSRNMPGLSAATLASLGGTSSRRGSGDTSISIDTEASIREIKELNELKDQIQDVEGKYMQGLKEMKDSLAEVEEKYKKAMVSNAQLDNEKTNFMYQVDTLKDMLLELEEQLAESRRQYEEKNKEFEREKHAHSILQFQFAEVKEALKQREEMLEEIRQLQQKQASAIREISDLQETIEWKDKKIGALERQKEFFDSVRSERDDLREEVVMLKEELKKHGIILNSEIATNGETSDTLNNVGYQGPTKMTKEELNALKSTGDGTLGRASEVEVKNEIVANVGKREILHNTEKEQHTEDTVKDCVDIEVFPAGENTEDQKSSEDTAPFLGTLAGATYEEQVQNQILESTSLPENTAQAESDEVMGAPDDRTRTPLEPSSCWNDLDGGNHTGNVGEAAATQVGEQAGTVASCPLGHSDDTVYHDDKCTVEVPQELETSTGHSLEKEFTNQEAAEPKEVPVQSTEVGRDHNEEEGEETVLRDEKPIKTEVPGSPAGTESNGQEATGPSTVDTQSESLDMKEPEEEKNDQQGEALDSSQKKTKNKKKKNKKKKSPVPVETLKDVKKELTYQNTDLSEIKEEEQVKSTDRKSAVEAQNEAPENPKQKIAAESSENADCPENPKIKLAGKLDQEGDDVKTAAEVVLADGDTLDFEDDTVQSLGPRAGGEELDDGVAKDNAKTDGATQSSPLEAESEDADSCALPENESPSQDISDACEAESTERCGMSEHPSQTVRKALDSSSLENDDLSAPGGEPGDFNPESREDTRGGNEKGKSKEDCTMS